Proteins found in one Eriocheir sinensis breed Jianghai 21 chromosome 43, ASM2467909v1, whole genome shotgun sequence genomic segment:
- the LOC127010351 gene encoding ubiquitin-conjugating enzyme E2 H: MSSPSAGKRRMDTDVIKLIEKKHEVTMLNGLNEFCVKFYGPKGTPYEGGVWKVRVHLPEHYPFKSPSIGFMNKVYHPNIDEVSGTVCLDVINQAWTALYDLSNIFESFLPQLLTYPNPIDPLNGDAAAMYLHKPEEYKKKVSDYVKRYATEEALKEQEAAQAESSDSESSMSDFSEDEAQDMEL, translated from the exons CATTGAAAAGAAGCATGAAGTTACCATGCTCAATGGGCTGAATGAGTTTTGTGTTAAGTTTTATGGTCCCAAAGGCA CGCCATATGAAGGTGGGGTGTGGAAAGTTCGTGTTCATTTACCTGAGCACTATCCCTTCAAGTCCCCCAGCATTGGCTTCATGAACAAGGTGTATCATCCCAACATTGACGAAGTCTCAGGCACTGTATGTTTGGATGTTATAAACCAAGCATGGACAGCTTTATATG ATTTGTCCAATATCTTTGAAAGTTTTCTACCACAATTACTCACCTACCCCAACCCCATTGATCCTCTGAATGGGGATGCTGCTGCCATGTATCTCCACAAGCCTGAAGAGTACAAGAAGAAAGTCTCAG ATTATGTTAAGCGGTATGCAACAGAGGAAGCCCTCAAGGAACAGGAGGCTGCACAGGCTGAATCATCAGACTCAGAGTCATCTATGTCTGATTTCTCTGAAGATGAAGCACAAGACATGGAGCTCTAA